The Polaribacter sp. HaHaR_3_91 genomic sequence TTGATGATACCATAATAAAATATTATGCTGAAAAATTATGTTATTAGAATTTAAGCTGTAACTTTGCAAAGAATTTTAGAGGAAAAATTTGAACTGATTGCAACCTCTGACGCTGATATTTATATCTGCTGAAACAAAAAATGCTAAAGCAGTAATATTCTACTACTTTCAGCGACTTATGCAATCTCTTTTTATTTTTCTTGATTTCCAATAGGAAGAACACGTTTAAAAAAAATCAATTTTTAATATTAAAAAAGATTTATTATGTCATATTTATTTACCTCAGAAAGTGTTTCTGAAGGACACCCAGACAAAATTGCCGATCAAATTTCAGACGCTTTAATCGATAACTTTTTAGCATTCGACAAATCTAGTAAAGTTGCTTGCGAGACCATGGTAACAACCGGTCAAGTATTTTTAGCAGGAGAAGTAAAATCTAAAACGTATTTAGATGTACAAAAAATTGCTAGAGATGTAATTAACAAAATTGGTTACACCAAAGGTGCCTATATGTTTGATGGAAACTCTTGTGGAGTTTTATCTGCAATCCACGAACAATCTCCAGATATTAACCAAGGTGTTGATAGAGCAAACCCAGAAGAACAAGGTGCAGGAGACCAAGGAATGATGTTTGGTTATGCTACAGATGAAACGGAAAACTATATGCCTTTAGCATTAGAATTATCTCATAGATTGTTAATTGAATTAGCTGCTTTAAGAAGAGAAAATAAAGATATTCCTTATTTACGTCCAGACGCTAAATCTCAAGTAACTATTGAATATTCTGATGATAATGTACCGCAAAGAATTGACGCTATTGTAATTTCTACACAACATGATGATTTTGACAAGTCTGATGATGTGATGTTAGCAAAAATTAAAAAAGACATTGTAGAAATTTTAATACCAAGAGTGGTTGCAAAATTACCTGCTCATCTTCAAAAATTATTTACAGATAACATTACCTACCATATTAACCCAACAGGTGTTTTTGTAATAGGTGGACCTCACGGTGATACTGGTTTAACTGGTAGAAAAATCATTGTTGATACCTACGGAGGAAAAGGAGCTCACGGTGGTGGTGCTTTCTCTGGAAAAGATCCTTCTAAAGTTGATAGATCTGGAGCATATGCAACAAGACATATTGCTAAAAACTTAGTTGCTGCTGGTCTTTGTAAAGAAGTTTTGGTACAAGTTTCTTATGCAATTGGTGTTGCAAAACCAACAAGTATAAATGTTGAAACGTATAGTACAGCTACTGTAGATTTAACTGATGGAGAAATCAGCAAAAAAGTAGAATCCCTTTTTGATATGCGTCCTTATTTTATAGAAAAACGTTTAAAATTAAGAAGCCCTATTTATTCTGAAACTGCTGCTTATGGTCACATGGGTAGAACTCCAGAAGTAAAAACAGTTACATTTACTAATCCTATGGGAGAGACTACCAGCGAAGAAGTAGAAACTTTTACTTGGGAAAAATTAGACTATGTAGATGCAATTAAAGAAGCTTTTAAGTTGTAAAACTTAAAAAATATAATATAAAAAAGCCTTTAGAATTAATTTTCTAGAGGCTTTTTTTATTGGATATCATTTACTCATATTTAAATTATCTTTATAAAACGAAACGTTTTCAACTCTCTTCTATTGATCAAAAATCAACCTATAAAATTTTACTTTAGTAATTTTTTTATCAAAATTATTCTTACTTCTAAAATTACATTTTATAAAAATCATATTCTAAGAAACTAGACATATCAGAAGTCTGGTCTAACTTAAAAACATCTTTAACACTAATTATCAAGCAATTATATGAATTTCAAAAAAAACAGGTGGATGTAATGGCTTTTAATTTAAAATACATATATTTGGGTGCCCAAACTGGTTAACCAAAAATATATGAGCGATTTAAAAACAAACATTACATTTATTATGGGAGTTTCTGGTTGTGGAAAAAGCACCATCGGTCACCTATTATCTAAAGAATTAAATGTTCCTTTTTTTGATGGAGATGACTTTCATCCTGAAAAAAACATTTTAAAAATGTCTAATGGAGAAGCCTTAAATGATGATGATAGATTCGGGTGGTTACAAACATTAAACAAATTAGCAATAGAACAACTAAAAGATAAGGGTTGTATTATCGTTTGTTCTGCATTAAAAGAAAAGTATCGTACTATTTTAAATACAAACATAAAAGATAGTGTAAAGTGGGTTTTTCTTGATGGTTCTTTTGATCAAATTAAAGAAAGAATGAATCAACGAGAAGGTCATTTTATGAGTTCTGATTTATTGAAATCTCAATTTGATATTTTAGAAGCACCAAAAAACGCCATTAAAGTAGATATAAGTTTAACGCCTAAAAATATTGTAAAAGTGATTAGTAATGAATTATTAAAAAAATCGGAATTTGGATTATTCGGATTAGGAGTTATGGGGAAAAGTCTTGCTCGAAATTTAGCTAATAAAGGGTTTCATATATCGTTATTCAACAGACATGTTGCAGGTATAGAAGAAGATGTTGCTAAAAATTTTAAAAACGAATTCAAAGAACTATCAACAAGTCTTCCATTTGATGATATAGCATCTTTTGCAAACTCTCTAGAGAAGCCAAGAAAAATCATGTTAATGGTGAATGCTGGTAAAATTGTAGACAATGTTATTGAAGATCTATTGCCTTTTTTAGAAGATGGAGATATTTTAATAGACGGAGGAAATTCAAACTATAATAAAACAAAAGAACGTTTTGATTATCTAAAAGGCAAAAACATTCATTTTGTTGGCGCTGGAGTTTCTGGTGGAGAAGAAGGTGCATTAAAAGGACCATCTATTATGCCCGGTGGGAGCAAAGAAAGTTATAAAGGTGTACAACCTTTTTTAGAAGCAATTGCAGCTAAAGATGCCAACAACTTACCTTGTTGTACATATATTGGAACAGAAGGAAGTGGTCATTTTGTAAAAATGGTGCATAATGGAATCGAATATGTAGAAATGCAATTGTTGGCAGAAGTGTTTGTAATGCTAAAAGCATTAGGTCATAATCCAGATGAAATAGCAGCCATTTTAGAATCTTGGAAAGAAACAACAAATAGCTACTTATTAGAAATTACCATTGATATTTTAAGAAAAAAAGAAGATGATGATTGGTTAGTAAACCAAATAATGGATAAGGCAGGTAATAAAGGAACAGGAAACTGGACTACCATAACTACCGCTCAATTAGGAGTACCAAGTTCTATGATTGCTACTGCCCTATTTGCTCGTTATACCTCATTTTATAAAGAGGAAAGAATTACTGCAAGTAAAAATTTAGAATCTCGAAACAACACTAATTTTAACGTTGCCATTGATGATATTTTAAAAGCATATCAATTTGCAAGAATCATAAATCATTATCAGGGTTTTAAATTGATACAAGAAGCATCTAAAAGCTATCAATGGGATTTAAACTTGAGTGAGTTGTCTAGAGTTTGGACAAACGGTTGTATTATTAGATCTGATTTAATGATAGAATTGGTTACAGTTTTTAAATCTACAGACAATATTTTAACTGATAAAACCATCATTCAAAAAATAAAAGCTTTAAAACCTAGTGTTAAAAAAGTGGTTTCTGAAAGTATTTTAAATGAATTACCGATTCCTAACTTTAGTGAATCTATCAATTTCTTAAACAGTTTTGCGATAGCAAATTCATCAGCAAATTTAATACAAGCACAACGAGATTATTTTGGTGCACATACCTACCAAAGAATTAATGACGATTCAAATAAATTCTATCATACTGAGTGGAATAATTAACTAAATAAAAACAATTAACTATGACAACACCCCAAAATAAAAAGTCATTCCTACAAAAAATAATAGCAGTTATTTTAGGATTTGGCCCTGGGATTTTCGCCATTGGATATACCATTGGTACAGGTAGTGTAACTTCTATGATTGTTGCAGGTAGTAAATTTAACATGCAACTCTTATGGGTACTTTTAATAAGTTGCCTTTTCTCTGGAGTACTAATGTTTACTTATGGAAATTACGCTTTAATAACAGGAGAAACAGCTCTTTATGGCTTTAAAAAACATTTTAAATATGGTAAAATATTCGCCATTTTAATTATTGTTGGTATCACCTTTGGTCAATGGAACTCATTAATGGGAATCTTAGGTATTTCTGCCAATATTATTTTTGAAATATTAGCCATGAATTTTGAAGGTTTAATCGCCTATAAATATGAAACCGTTTTAATTACTGCAATTGTAATAATTATTACTTTTTACTTATTAATGCTGGTAGGTAGATACACCTTTTTCGAAAAAATACTTGTCATTTTTGTAAGCTTAATGGGGCTTTCATTTATACTTTCTTTATGTTTTGTACAACCTCTTTCTATAGATGTAGTTAAAGGTTTAATACCAACAATACCAGACGTAGCAGGTGGTAAAATGTTAGTTGCAGCCTTTGTTGGTACTACAATGGCATCAGCCACTTTTTTATCAAGACCCTTATTTGTAAAAGGAAAAGGATGGACTATAAAAAATTTAGATCAACAAAAAAAGGATTCTATAACTGCAGCAATTTTAATCTTTATTATTAGTGGTGTTATTATGGCAGTCGCTGCGGGTGCATTATATTACCAAGGTAAAGAAGTTACACAAGTTTTAGATATGGCAAATACTTTAGAGCCCGTTGCAGGAAGTTGGGCGGTTTCAATTTTCTTTTTTGGAGCATTAAGTGCTGGTTTATCTTCTATTTTTCCGTGCTTATTAATTGCTCCTTTATTAATTGCCGATTATCAATCTGGAGAACTAGATACCAATTCACGTCAATTTAGAATCATAACTGCAATTGCATGTTTAGTAGCTTTAATAGGTCCTGCTTTTGGAGCAAACCCAATAGAAATTCAAATTTTATCGCAAGTTTTTAATGTGTTTGTTTTACCAATTGTTATTCTAGGAATAATTTTAATCGTAAATAACAAAAAAATAATGCAGGGTTACGAAACAAGTCTATTTGTAAATATAGGATTGTTTGCTTCACTCCTTTTTGCATGCATCATTTCTTATAATGGAATATTAGCTCTTATAGAATATTTTTAATACAAAACACAAATCCCTTTAACACAAAAGAATAATCAATTTCATGAAAATAAGTCTGATAGATACGAACGCAAAGAAAACCTCAGAAAACAGTGTGATTTGCATGATTAGAGATTTAATTAACTCTAAAAATTTAGAACGAGGAGACAAACTACCTTCCGAAAGAATTATGTCGGAAAAGTTTGATATCAAAAGAAATCACATTAGAGAGGCAATCAGAAAGTTAGAGTTTTATGGAATCATAAAATCAATGTCTCAAAGCGGTACTATTTTAAATATTGGATTAACAGGTTTTAACGGAATGGTAGATGAAATTATTTCTTTGAACACTCCAACTTTTAATGAACTCGTAGAAACCAGAATATCATTAGAGTTAAAGACTGTTAGTTTAGCTGCTCAGAGGAGAACAGAGACGGACTTAAAACGAATAAAGGACACCTTAAATGATTTTAAAGCTAAAATTACTGAGGGAGATGATTATTTAGAAGAGGATTTATTATTTCATTTAGCCATCGCAAAAGCAAGTAAAAACAATACAATGATTTCATTAATGCTTTTAATTACGCCTCCTATCCTTGCTACTTACGACAGAAAAACGGTGTGTGAAGGAGATAAATTGATTTCTGAAATAAAAAAACATGAAGATATTTATTTAGCCATAGAGTCTCAAGACCTTGAACTTGCAACGGACATGATGAAACAACATTTTAATAAATTATCTAAACATATTACAAGTAGTGATTCAAAAAAATAAACTTAAATAAAAATAAAATGAACAAAAAAATGATTAAATCGGTATCAACCATCTTTATATTTAGCATTCTATTAATATTAAGTAGTTGTAACAACAAGCCAAAAAAGACTGATAAAAAAGAAGCTGAAAAAGAAGTTGCAAAAACAGTTTACCCTAGTGACGTTATTCCATTTTTCGATCATTGGAAATTAATATTAGGAGACGGTTCTAATGCTGGAATTGCAAATAATTTTGAAGACAAAGATTTCTTTTACGCTACAAACGATAAAAAAGAAGATTGGGTTGTTTTTAAATCACCTAACGGAGGAAACACACACGGAACGTCAAACAACACAAGAACAGAATTAGCACAAGTAAAAAAGTGGTATCCAAAAACAGCGAATGACAAATTAACCGCTACACTTAAGGTAATGAATGTATCTGCAACTGGAGACGCTCGTGTAGCAGCTTCACACGCCGTTGTTGTTGGTCAAATTCATAGTGCAGACAAACATGAAAACGAACCTCTTAAAATATTTTATAAAAAATACCCTAGTCACACAAAAGGATCTGTGTTTTGGCATTATGAAATAAATACGGCAGGAGACGATAATTCTGGAAGATGGGATTATTCTTATGCTGTTTGGGGTGATGACTTTTCAGTTGTTGGTACAGATGCAAATACACCGCCAGAAGAACCAAAAGACGGAATTGCATTGGGAGAAGAATTTAGTTATGAAATTGAAGTGAAGGATGGAATCATGAACTTAAAATTTACAAGTGAAGGACACGAAACTAAAACATTTACAAAAAACTTAATTGAATCTGAATACACAACAAAAGCAGATATACCAGAACAAACTAAAAAATTATTTGGGCCACTTGGTCAAGATGGTGTAGAACGTAAAGAAGCTTACGCAGGTGAAGGTTGTTTTTTTAAACTTGGTACTTACAATCAAACAAATGGAAAATCTCCAGAAAAAAATAAAAACTGGTGTTCTGGTGCAGAAACACATGGAGGAGATCTTAAAAAACAATATGCAGATGGCAACTATGCAGAAGTTTGGTTTAAAACAGCTAGCATCACTATAAGCAGTAATTCTGTTTCTAACGATGGTTATTTCTCTAAAAATGATTTACTGTACCAAAAAGAAACAAAACACTAAAAGAAATATTTTATTTATTAGTCCATCAAAAAAAATCTAACAGACACAAGAATAACATGAAGAACGATAACAAATTAGTTGGAAAAAACATATTAGTAACAGCTGGTGCTCAAGGAATTGGAGAATCCATCACTAAACATTTTATTGATAATGGTGCACACGTAGCAATCCATTATTTTTCTAGTGCAGATACTGCAAACCAATTAGTAGAATACGCAACTAGTAAAGGACAGAAAGCAATTGCTATTGCAGGAGATTTAACCAAAGAAGCAGATGCTAATAAAGTAGTAGAAAAAACAATAGAAGCATTAGGTGGTTTAGATATTCTAATTAATAATGCAGGATCTCTTGTTGCAAGAAAACTAATAGGAGAAATGGAAGCTGAATTCTGGCATAAAGTAATGGACATTAACATGACCTCTATGATGTTTGTAACAAAAGCTGCAGTACCTCATTTAGCAAAAAACAACCATAGTAGTATTGTTAATTTGGCGTCTCTTGCAGGACGTAAAGGTGGCCACCCAGGATCTTTAGTTTACGCTACCAGTAAAGGTGCTATTCTAACATTTACAAGAGCACTTTCTACCGAATTAGGTCCTCAAGGAACAAGGGTAAATGCCGTTGCTCCAGGACTTATTTTGGGTACTTCTTTCCATAACACACACACAACAAAAGAATCTGCAGCAGAAACTACAGCAGGAATTCCAATTCAAAGAGCTGGTAATGCTGCGGATGTAGCTCGTGCTGTTTTATTTTTAGCATCAGAATATGATGGATTTATTACAGGTGCAACCTTAGATATTAATGGTGGTGTTTACAATATGTAATTATAGCTTTTAATAATAATTTAAAACACTAGGAACTATACTAATCTCTAGTGTTTTAAATTTAATCAATTAATAAAAAATTAAATTATGTTAAAAACGGCAGTAATACACCCTACAATAATGGAAGTGCTTGCAAGATCAGGTCACTTTGCACAAGTTGTTATCGCAGATGGTAATTTACCAGTTGGAGCAATGACAGGACCAAACTCAACTACAGTTCACCTTAATTTTCGTCCAGGGCTTTTAGATGCACTTACCGTTCTAGAAGGCATCCTAGAAGTTTGTCCTATTCAAGGTGCAATCGTTATGGAAAAGCCAGCAGAAGCAAATGCAGAAATTCACCATGAATATAAAAATTTATTGGGTGATGTAACTTGGGATGAAATGGAACGTTATGCTTTTTATGATAAAATTAGAGACCAAAATACAACCTTAATTATCCAAACAGGAGAACAACGTCGTTTTGCAAATTTGATTTTAACTGTTGGTGTTGTTAAAATGGCAGAAGAAAGCAACTTTTAAAAACAAAATACCGAATGCATTTATAAGAATTATATATCTAAAATAGAAACAAAATGAAAATAACAATCACTAAATCATCTTTACAGTCTTTTTTAATGATAAGCTTAGGTTTATTATTAATTGGTTGTTCTACTCCAAAGAAAAAAAAAGAGCCGTCTAAAGAATTAATAGCAGTCACTTACCCTAGTGATGTATTACCCTTTTTAAATGAATGGAGTATTCTTTGTGGAGATGGTACAAAATATAAAGAATTAGTAGACGTAGAACATAAAGACTTTTTTTATGTAGAAAATGAAAAAGGAACTGATTGGGTAGTGTATAAAACGCCTAACGCTGGTATTACTTCTAGAACATCTAGTAATACAAGAACAGAATTAGGTCAGAAAAAACATTGGATACCAGAAACAGGTGGTAAATTAACGGGTACCTTAAAAGTACAACATGTTTCTACTTCTGGTGACGCTAGAGTAGCCGCTTCTTATTCTGTTGTAGTAGGACAAATTCATAGTGATGAAGGTCATGAAAATGAACCAATCAAAATATTTTATAAAAAATTTCCTGGTCATACAAAAGGATCTGTTTTCTGGAATTATGAAATTAATACAAAAGGAGATAATTCTGGAAGATGGGATTATTCATCAGCCGTTTGGGGAAATGACATGTCTGTTGTTGGACCTGATGCTACCACATATCCAGAAGAACCTAAAGATGGAATTGAATTAGGTGAGGAATTTAGTTATGAAATTAATGTATATAAAGGTATCATGTATTTAACTTTTACAAGCGAAGGACATGAAACAATTAAGTTTACTAAAAATTTATTAAAATCCGAATTTTCAACAAAAGCAGATATTCCTCAACAAATACTATCACTTTACGCAGCAATTGGTCGCGATGGTGTAGAACGTGAAAATGCGTATGCTGGAGAAATAAATTATTTTAAACAAGGTGCATACAATCAAACAAACGGTAAAAACCCTGAAGATAATATTGTTTGGAGCACTGGATCTGAAACTTACAATGGAGATATCGCTAAACAATATGCCAACGGATGCTATGCAGAAGTTTGGTTTAGAGAAGGAACTGTAGGAGAAGGTACTTTACCTGATGAGGAATAATATCAATTTTGAATTAATAACTTCATTATAAAAAAGGATCAACTTATTATATTTATTTAAAGCTCAGAATACACTTCATTGGTGTTTTGAGCTTTTTTTATGACTAAAAATAAAGTCTAAATACAATTAAACCTTCATCAATTACAACTTACTACTCTGATAAATATCATTACATTATTCTTAATAGGAAAGAATATAATCATCTTAATATCTAATATTCTCGAATATAAAACGTGTACAAACTATTAAATAAGATACCGCCTTATTTGGTAATCATCTTTTATTAAGGGTAAACAATTCAACAAATTCTCTTTAGTTTTCAACTTTCTTCAGTGCTTAACACCTAAAATCACTGGTTAACTGCTATATGTTATCAGTAAAACCATTTACAATCCTTAACAGATAACAAAACCAATAACATCTTTTAAGATAACTTTTATACATGTTTAAAAATAAAGACTAAAACAAACCATGTGCTATATTAATAATATTACAAAATAATTTTATTAGAATACAAAAAAAGGGTTGCAACTTTTAAAAGTTGCAACCCTTAGTAAAAAACCAATTTAAAAAACTTAATTATTAGTAACCTGCATTTTGAGTAATTACTCCATTGGTTGCTGTTATTTCTGAGGTTGGAATTGGAAATACATAATAGTTAGGATTAACTGATAATCCCATTTCAGCATCAACTGTACCTGTTCTTACCAAATCGAACCA encodes the following:
- a CDS encoding polysaccharide lyase family 7 protein, whose translation is MIKSVSTIFIFSILLILSSCNNKPKKTDKKEAEKEVAKTVYPSDVIPFFDHWKLILGDGSNAGIANNFEDKDFFYATNDKKEDWVVFKSPNGGNTHGTSNNTRTELAQVKKWYPKTANDKLTATLKVMNVSATGDARVAASHAVVVGQIHSADKHENEPLKIFYKKYPSHTKGSVFWHYEINTAGDDNSGRWDYSYAVWGDDFSVVGTDANTPPEEPKDGIALGEEFSYEIEVKDGIMNLKFTSEGHETKTFTKNLIESEYTTKADIPEQTKKLFGPLGQDGVERKEAYAGEGCFFKLGTYNQTNGKSPEKNKNWCSGAETHGGDLKKQYADGNYAEVWFKTASITISSNSVSNDGYFSKNDLLYQKETKH
- a CDS encoding FadR/GntR family transcriptional regulator translates to MKISLIDTNAKKTSENSVICMIRDLINSKNLERGDKLPSERIMSEKFDIKRNHIREAIRKLEFYGIIKSMSQSGTILNIGLTGFNGMVDEIISLNTPTFNELVETRISLELKTVSLAAQRRTETDLKRIKDTLNDFKAKITEGDDYLEEDLLFHLAIAKASKNNTMISLMLLITPPILATYDRKTVCEGDKLISEIKKHEDIYLAIESQDLELATDMMKQHFNKLSKHITSSDSKK
- the metK gene encoding methionine adenosyltransferase, with product MSYLFTSESVSEGHPDKIADQISDALIDNFLAFDKSSKVACETMVTTGQVFLAGEVKSKTYLDVQKIARDVINKIGYTKGAYMFDGNSCGVLSAIHEQSPDINQGVDRANPEEQGAGDQGMMFGYATDETENYMPLALELSHRLLIELAALRRENKDIPYLRPDAKSQVTIEYSDDNVPQRIDAIVISTQHDDFDKSDDVMLAKIKKDIVEILIPRVVAKLPAHLQKLFTDNITYHINPTGVFVIGGPHGDTGLTGRKIIVDTYGGKGAHGGGAFSGKDPSKVDRSGAYATRHIAKNLVAAGLCKEVLVQVSYAIGVAKPTSINVETYSTATVDLTDGEISKKVESLFDMRPYFIEKRLKLRSPIYSETAAYGHMGRTPEVKTVTFTNPMGETTSEEVETFTWEKLDYVDAIKEAFKL
- the gndA gene encoding NADP-dependent phosphogluconate dehydrogenase; translation: MSDLKTNITFIMGVSGCGKSTIGHLLSKELNVPFFDGDDFHPEKNILKMSNGEALNDDDRFGWLQTLNKLAIEQLKDKGCIIVCSALKEKYRTILNTNIKDSVKWVFLDGSFDQIKERMNQREGHFMSSDLLKSQFDILEAPKNAIKVDISLTPKNIVKVISNELLKKSEFGLFGLGVMGKSLARNLANKGFHISLFNRHVAGIEEDVAKNFKNEFKELSTSLPFDDIASFANSLEKPRKIMLMVNAGKIVDNVIEDLLPFLEDGDILIDGGNSNYNKTKERFDYLKGKNIHFVGAGVSGGEEGALKGPSIMPGGSKESYKGVQPFLEAIAAKDANNLPCCTYIGTEGSGHFVKMVHNGIEYVEMQLLAEVFVMLKALGHNPDEIAAILESWKETTNSYLLEITIDILRKKEDDDWLVNQIMDKAGNKGTGNWTTITTAQLGVPSSMIATALFARYTSFYKEERITASKNLESRNNTNFNVAIDDILKAYQFARIINHYQGFKLIQEASKSYQWDLNLSELSRVWTNGCIIRSDLMIELVTVFKSTDNILTDKTIIQKIKALKPSVKKVVSESILNELPIPNFSESINFLNSFAIANSSANLIQAQRDYFGAHTYQRINDDSNKFYHTEWNN
- a CDS encoding Nramp family divalent metal transporter translates to MTTPQNKKSFLQKIIAVILGFGPGIFAIGYTIGTGSVTSMIVAGSKFNMQLLWVLLISCLFSGVLMFTYGNYALITGETALYGFKKHFKYGKIFAILIIVGITFGQWNSLMGILGISANIIFEILAMNFEGLIAYKYETVLITAIVIIITFYLLMLVGRYTFFEKILVIFVSLMGLSFILSLCFVQPLSIDVVKGLIPTIPDVAGGKMLVAAFVGTTMASATFLSRPLFVKGKGWTIKNLDQQKKDSITAAILIFIISGVIMAVAAGALYYQGKEVTQVLDMANTLEPVAGSWAVSIFFFGALSAGLSSIFPCLLIAPLLIADYQSGELDTNSRQFRIITAIACLVALIGPAFGANPIEIQILSQVFNVFVLPIVILGIILIVNNKKIMQGYETSLFVNIGLFASLLFACIISYNGILALIEYF
- a CDS encoding polysaccharide lyase family 7 protein, which encodes MKITITKSSLQSFLMISLGLLLIGCSTPKKKKEPSKELIAVTYPSDVLPFLNEWSILCGDGTKYKELVDVEHKDFFYVENEKGTDWVVYKTPNAGITSRTSSNTRTELGQKKHWIPETGGKLTGTLKVQHVSTSGDARVAASYSVVVGQIHSDEGHENEPIKIFYKKFPGHTKGSVFWNYEINTKGDNSGRWDYSSAVWGNDMSVVGPDATTYPEEPKDGIELGEEFSYEINVYKGIMYLTFTSEGHETIKFTKNLLKSEFSTKADIPQQILSLYAAIGRDGVERENAYAGEINYFKQGAYNQTNGKNPEDNIVWSTGSETYNGDIAKQYANGCYAEVWFREGTVGEGTLPDEE
- a CDS encoding RbsD/FucU domain-containing protein — translated: MLKTAVIHPTIMEVLARSGHFAQVVIADGNLPVGAMTGPNSTTVHLNFRPGLLDALTVLEGILEVCPIQGAIVMEKPAEANAEIHHEYKNLLGDVTWDEMERYAFYDKIRDQNTTLIIQTGEQRRFANLILTVGVVKMAEESNF
- a CDS encoding SDR family NAD(P)-dependent oxidoreductase, which translates into the protein MKNDNKLVGKNILVTAGAQGIGESITKHFIDNGAHVAIHYFSSADTANQLVEYATSKGQKAIAIAGDLTKEADANKVVEKTIEALGGLDILINNAGSLVARKLIGEMEAEFWHKVMDINMTSMMFVTKAAVPHLAKNNHSSIVNLASLAGRKGGHPGSLVYATSKGAILTFTRALSTELGPQGTRVNAVAPGLILGTSFHNTHTTKESAAETTAGIPIQRAGNAADVARAVLFLASEYDGFITGATLDINGGVYNM